From Salvia splendens isolate huo1 chromosome 16, SspV2, whole genome shotgun sequence, a single genomic window includes:
- the LOC121772260 gene encoding proline-rich receptor-like protein kinase PERK9, with amino-acid sequence MSSASPSPNSPVAAAPPPTSTSPPPPPSTPLNSPPPQIAAAPPPQPNSPPPPASPPPPPQIAVAPPPQPNSPPPAASPPPPPPLQTPSEIETPMASQPPPSSPPPSANAPPPANAPPPSFPPPQPSSPPPTSSPPPPDPPPTSPPPSAPPPSTNPPPAPPAPEKSPPPPPSTPPPHTSPPPRPPPNNSPPPPPSRDPPASSPPPPSNEPPKNSPPPPAAVPPPSPSTPPVPSQSPPPPISPPRPLPPPSVGVSPPPPSTVLSPPPISPPALDPPGDTNSNDNAPRSSQPSSGGDGVDTGVLISIGVGSLLLLGILGVIIWCCRKQMKKVSGHNGGYIMPTSGSSPKSGASLLKVEVSSPDNGSGSGNGTLHSPREPGLGNSRSWFSYEELVDATSGFSSQNLLGEGGFGSVYKGTLPDGTEVAIKQLRNGGGQGEREFRSEVEIISRIHHRHLVSLVGYCISGERRLLVLDYLPNNTLSFHLHAEGQRVLEWDTRVKIAVGAARGIAYLHEDCHPRIIHRDIKSSNILLDKNFEARVSDFGLAKLAMDTNTHVTTRVMGTFGYMAPEYASSGKLTEKSDVYSFGVVLLELITGRKPVDTSQPLGDESLVEWARPLLSHTVETDEFGGLADPRLAGNFVAGEMFRLIQAAAACVRHSSTKRPTMGQVVRAFDNMVTSDLTNGMRVGESEIFNSAEQSEEIRLFRRMAFGSQEFSTDFFSQNRESSEHNRQSGQ; translated from the exons ATGTCATCTGCATCTCCTTCCCCAAATTCTCCCGTTGCTGCTGCGCCGCCACCAACCTCcacctctcctcctcctcctccttctaCTCCATTGAATTCTCCACCACCACAAATTGCTGCTGCCCCACCACCTCAGCCCAATTCACCTCCACCCCCCGCctcaccgccaccaccaccacaaatTGCTGTTGCCCCACCACCTCAGCCAAATTCACCTCCACCCGCCGcctcaccaccaccaccaccaccactgcAAACCCCTAGCGAGATCGAAACCCCCATGGCTTCACAACCACCACCATCTTCTCCTCCCCCATCAGCCAATGCGCCTCCTCCAGCCAATGCACCTCCTCCATCATTTCCACCTCCTCAGCCATCAAGTCCTCCTCCAACCTCTTCTCCACCTCCACCCGATCCACCACCAACTAGTCCTCCTCCTAGTGCACCACCTCCTTCGACAAATCCTCCTCCAGCCCCACCAGCACCCGAAAAAAGCCCCCCACCTCCACCGTCAACTCCACCACCACACACTTCTCCTCCTCCACGTCCACCTCCTAATAAttcaccaccgccaccaccatcaCGTGACCCTCCTGCAAGTTCCCCTCCTCCACCATCAAATGAACCCCCAAAAAattcaccaccaccaccagcagcAGTGCCACCACCTAGCCCTTCCACTCCTCCAGTACCGTCTCAGTCTCCACCTCCCCCAATTTCTCCTCCAAGACCACTGCCACCGCCTTCAGTAGGAGTGTCACCACCCCCTCCTTCAACAGTCTTGTCACCACCCCCCATTTCTCCTCCAGCGCTTGATCCACCAGGTGATACCAACTCCAATGATAATGCGCCTCGAAGTTCACAGCCCTCAAGTGGTGGTGACGGCGTTGACACCGGAGTATTAATTTCAATTGGCGTGGGTAGTCTCCTATTACTTGGGATACTTGGAGTTATAATCTGGTGCTGCCGGAAGCAAATGAAAAAGGTTTCTGGCCATAATGGTGGTTACATTATGCCAACCTCGGGTTCTTCTCCAAAATCTG GTGCTAGTTTACTCAAAGTAGAAGTATCATCACCAGATAATGGAAGTGGTTCTGGAAATGGCACTTTGCATTCACCCCGTGAGCCTGGTTTGGGGAACTCAAGGTCTTGGTTCAGCTACGAGGAACTTGTTGATGCTACTAGTGGATTTTCATCCCAGAATCTCTTGGGTGAAGGTGGTTTCGGTTCTGTGTATAAAGGAACTCTGCCAGATGGTACAGAAGTAGCAATTAAGCAGTTACGGAATGGTGGAGGGCAGGGGGAGCGCGAATTCAGATCTGAAGTCGAGATAATTAGTCGCATACACCACCGCCACTTAGTCTCACTTGTAGGTTATTGCATTTCTGGGGAAAGAAGACTGCTTGTATTAGATTATCTTCCTAATAATACCCTTTCCTTCCATCTTCATG CTGAAGGACAGCGTGTCTTGGAATGGGATACACGTGTTAAGATTGCGGTTGGTGCAGCTCGTGGGATAGCTTACCTTCACGAAGACT GCCATCCTCGTATTATCCATAGAGATATCAAGTCATCAAATATCCTTCTGGACAAAAACTTTGAAGCTCGG GTTTCTGATTTCGGACTAGCTAAATTAGCTATGGATACGAATACACATGTCACCACACGCGTAATGGGGACTTTTGG ATACATGGCTCCTGAGTATGCATCCAGTGGCAAGTTGACTGAAAAATCTGATGTGTATTCCTTTGGTGTTGTACTCTTAGAGTTGATAACCGGACGAAAGCCTGTAGATACATCTCAGCCCCTAGGGGATGAGAGTCTCGTTGAATGG GCCAGGCCTTTATTAAGTCACACAGTCGAGACAGATGAATTTGGGGGACTAGCAGATCCAAGATTAGCCGGGAATTTTGTTGCTGGCGAGATGTTCCGACTGATTCAAGCTGCAGCAGCTTGTGTTCGCCATTCATCCACAAAGAGGCCCACAATGGGACAG GTTGTGAGGGCTTTCGACAACATGGTCACCTCAGATTTGACAAATGGGATGAGAGTCGGAGAAAGTGAAATATTCAACTCTGCTGAACAATCTGAAGAGATCAGATTGTTTCGGAGGATGGCATTTGGAAGTCAAGAATTTAGTACTGATTTCTTCAGTCAAAACAGAGAGAGCAGCGAACACAACCGGCAAAGTGGCCAGTGA